In Acropora palmata chromosome 7, jaAcrPala1.3, whole genome shotgun sequence, one genomic interval encodes:
- the LOC141886136 gene encoding kelch domain-containing protein 3-like isoform X2, translating into MKLDPHSPEGSDGIPYMRYGHSASAIGKMVYIFGGRNDTFGACNRLFCFDTESISWSRPPVQGKPPAARDGHTACVIGSRLYIFGGYEEEGERFSNSVEYLDTETLTWHAPRVTGKPAKWRDFHSATAVGTSMYIFGGRGDKRGQEHSGEEVYSNKVSVFDTVKNCWFKLATSGDIPVGRRSHSAVACGKCIYVFGGYNGLERKHHGEVYSLSTDTNVWTKLNVSGHGPCPRRRHCCCLIGSKLFIFGGTSPVPGAPIEDEYNLQDHSDLYILDLEPSLRTLCKLAVIQYRLDQTLLPRVLKMELSMMEAGKSSVRSSQG; encoded by the exons ATGAAGCTTGATCCACATTCACCAGAAGGAAGCGATGGCATCCCTTATATGAGGTACGGTCACAGTGCGTCAGCCATAGGAAAGATGGTGTACATATTTGGAGGAAGAAATGACACATTTGGAGCTTGCAATCGTCTCTTTTGCTTTGACACAG AAAGCATTTCTTGGTCAAGGCCCCCAGTGCAAGGCAAACCTCCTGCTGCCCGAGATGGCCACACTGCATGTGTCATTGGCTCAAGACTTTACATTTTTGGAGGATATGAAGAAGAG ggagAGCGCTTTTCTAATAGtgttgaatatttggacacaGAAACATTGACATGGCATGCACCAAGAGTAACG GGTAAACCAGCCAAGTGGAGGGACTTCCACTCGGCAACGGCAGTTGGCACCAGCATGTACATCTTTGGCGGAAGGG GAGACAAGAGAGGACAAGAACATTCAGGAGAGGAGGTGTATTCCAATAAAGTCAGTGTGTTTGATACAG TAAAAAACTGTTGGTTCAAACTGGCAACGTCAGGAGACATTCCTGTTGGACGTCGCAGCCACTCAGCAG TTGCTTGTGGAAAATGCATTTATGTGTTTGGTGGTTACAATGGACTTGAAAGGAAACATCATGGAGAGGTCTACAGCTTGAGCACAG ATACTAATGTATGGACCAAGCTGAACGTATCAGGTCATGGTCCGTGCCCAAGAAGACGACATTGCTGTTGTCTTATAGGATCAAAGCTTTTTATCTTTGGGGGCACCag ccCTGTACCAGGAGCTCCGATTGAAGACGAGTACAATCTACAAGATCACTCAGATCTGTACATCTTAGATCTTG AGCCGTCTCTCCGCACTTTGTGCAAACTAGCAGTGATTCAGTACAGACTAGACCAGACACTGCTCCCCAGAGTTCTCAA
- the LOC141886136 gene encoding kelch domain-containing protein 3-like isoform X1: MAITWTQEIEGGPRRVNHAAVSVRNRFVFSFGGYCTGEEYNQITKIDVHVFDTVPCRWMKLDPHSPEGSDGIPYMRYGHSASAIGKMVYIFGGRNDTFGACNRLFCFDTESISWSRPPVQGKPPAARDGHTACVIGSRLYIFGGYEEEGERFSNSVEYLDTETLTWHAPRVTGKPAKWRDFHSATAVGTSMYIFGGRGDKRGQEHSGEEVYSNKVSVFDTVKNCWFKLATSGDIPVGRRSHSAVACGKCIYVFGGYNGLERKHHGEVYSLSTDTNVWTKLNVSGHGPCPRRRHCCCLIGSKLFIFGGTSPVPGAPIEDEYNLQDHSDLYILDLEPSLRTLCKLAVIQYRLDQTLLPRVLKMELSMMEAGKSSVRSSQG; encoded by the exons ATGGCAATCACTTGGACCCAAGAAATCGAGGGAGGACCTCGAAGAGTGAATCACGCTGCGGTCTCAGTGCGGAATCGTTTCGTATTTAGCTTCGGAGGCTACTGTACTGGCGAAGAATATAATCAAATTACCAAGATAGACGTGCATGTTTTCGACACCG TACCCTGTCGGTGGATGAAGCTTGATCCACATTCACCAGAAGGAAGCGATGGCATCCCTTATATGAGGTACGGTCACAGTGCGTCAGCCATAGGAAAGATGGTGTACATATTTGGAGGAAGAAATGACACATTTGGAGCTTGCAATCGTCTCTTTTGCTTTGACACAG AAAGCATTTCTTGGTCAAGGCCCCCAGTGCAAGGCAAACCTCCTGCTGCCCGAGATGGCCACACTGCATGTGTCATTGGCTCAAGACTTTACATTTTTGGAGGATATGAAGAAGAG ggagAGCGCTTTTCTAATAGtgttgaatatttggacacaGAAACATTGACATGGCATGCACCAAGAGTAACG GGTAAACCAGCCAAGTGGAGGGACTTCCACTCGGCAACGGCAGTTGGCACCAGCATGTACATCTTTGGCGGAAGGG GAGACAAGAGAGGACAAGAACATTCAGGAGAGGAGGTGTATTCCAATAAAGTCAGTGTGTTTGATACAG TAAAAAACTGTTGGTTCAAACTGGCAACGTCAGGAGACATTCCTGTTGGACGTCGCAGCCACTCAGCAG TTGCTTGTGGAAAATGCATTTATGTGTTTGGTGGTTACAATGGACTTGAAAGGAAACATCATGGAGAGGTCTACAGCTTGAGCACAG ATACTAATGTATGGACCAAGCTGAACGTATCAGGTCATGGTCCGTGCCCAAGAAGACGACATTGCTGTTGTCTTATAGGATCAAAGCTTTTTATCTTTGGGGGCACCag ccCTGTACCAGGAGCTCCGATTGAAGACGAGTACAATCTACAAGATCACTCAGATCTGTACATCTTAGATCTTG AGCCGTCTCTCCGCACTTTGTGCAAACTAGCAGTGATTCAGTACAGACTAGACCAGACACTGCTCCCCAGAGTTCTCAA